In one window of Solanum pennellii chromosome 2, SPENNV200 DNA:
- the LOC107010149 gene encoding uncharacterized protein LOC107010149 — MWHLLQNIMKNFRRSQQRVTELFYSMAKTYTMTEFNQCMTMVEKIDKRIKDYLLNIGYNKWSRVHAEVNRTWMMTSNIAESVNSRTRHVKVLTVLQLLEFMRQLVQKWNNNNRSKATFSGFHLGKKYENILRRNKTASEKLKVVETNKYVYTVLDGITQFTVCLHQRTCTCGRFQLDELPCPHALAVLTIKHTGYEKYCSAYYTRKNLLLTYQFQMDPLPNESTWNTPTHVLEDIVLPPHXLIP, encoded by the exons ATGTGGCACTTACtgcaaaacataatgaaaaatttCAGAAGAAGTCAACAAAGGGTCACTGAGTTGTTCTACTCTATGGCAAAAACATACACCATGACAGAATTTAATCAATGTATGACAATGGTTGAGAAGATAGATAAGAGGATCAAAGATTACTTGTTGAACATTGGATACAACAAATGGTCGCGTGTGCATGCTGAAGTAAACAGAACTTGGATGATGACATCAAATATAGCAGAATCAGTCAATTCACGAACAAGACATGTCAAAGTTCTTACAGTCTTGCAACTCTTGGAATTTATGAGACAACTTGTACAGAAATGGAATAACAATAACAGATCAAAGGCGACATTTTCAGGTTTTCACCTTGgaaaaaagtatgaaaatatattGCGGCGCAATAAAACTGCATCAGAGAAATTAAAG gTTGTAGAGACAAATAAATATGTGTATACCGTACTTGATGGTATTACACAATTCACAGTATGTCTTCACCAACGTACATGCACATGTGGGAGATTTCAATTGGATGAGTTACCATGTCCACATGCTTTGGCCGTTTTAACAATAAAACACACTGGTTATGAGAAATATTGTTCGGCTtactatacaagaaaaaatttattgttGACATATCAATTTCAAATGGATCCCCTGCCAAATGAAAGTACATGGAACACACCAACACATGTTCTTGAAGATATTGTACTTCCACCTCATNATTTGATCCCATAA
- the LOC107010150 gene encoding uncharacterized protein LOC107010150, translated as MEEGLRRSPRLVRASNPKVYRRNRKKLQVSSSNSMDEIPSFSLGISQISGEKNNEEKNNEEENKKQKKGKKRVKEVKTMKKSKKICVTLASTSKKIVDSDDDFEDLPPQFQSKSLKNKDGLEKKRPVNDGKTRNRLPKSVILPESRYPDRKFWKHPDVVYISSRWSCYTNHSVIEQIKLSLSDKQLEMFRNTCFGYFLDLPKSSTQLQLIHCLINRELKHTPDDVFAIEINNKKLFFGLREFGIVTGLNCVGDGTSINVPNSRCSLMSSYFPEKITVPKSHLRALFLAKKFIDDDSAVSLAVLYFINDFLFSYEDNEYQISNRDFYLVESGKFNSYPWGLDVYKKLSDSVRHELKSTHKYYRIGGLPLALQIWIFECCSKVDEDIAIRVADSIPRILNWKTIAESPWLKYIEKCLFMPTKNKFENIVASEDEVSKFRLPETRDYHAEI; from the exons ATGGAAGAAGGTCTTAGAAGAAGTCCGCGTCTAGTGAGGGCTTCGAATCCAAAAGTTTATCGAAGAAATCGAAAGAAGCTTCAAGTTTCGTCTTCTAATTCTATGGATGAAATTCCAAGTTTTAGTTTGGGTATCTCACAAATATCGGGGGAGAAGAACAATGAGGAGAAGAACAATGAGGAAGAAAACAAGAAGCAAAAGAAAGGTAAAAAACGAGTTAAAGAGGTTAAAACAATGAAGAAATcgaaaaaaatatgtgttactTTGGCATCTACATCGAAGAAAATCGTTGACAGTGATGATGATTTTGAGGATTTACCTCCTCAATTTCAgtcaaaaagtttgaaaaataaagatggattGGAGAAGAAAAGGCCGGTGAATGATGGAAAAACACGAAATCGTTTACCCAAAAGTGTCATTCTACCAGAGAGTAGATATCCG GATCGTAAATTCTGGAAACATCCTGATGTTGTGTATATTTCGAGTAGGTGGTCATGTTACACTAATCATAGTGTCATTGAACAAATCAAACTATCTTTATCTGATAAACAACTTGAGATGTTTAGGAATACATGTTTTGGGTACTTTCTTGACCTTCCAAAATCGAGCACACAACTACAACTTATTCATTGTCTTATAAATAGAGAGTTAAAACACACACCGGATGATGTGTTTGCtattgaaataaataacaaaaagttattttttggtCTTAGAGAATTTGGGATAGTTACGGGCTTAAATTGTGTTGGTGATGGCACATCTATCAATGTTCCCAATTCTAGATGTAGTTTGATGAGTAGTTATTTTCCGGAAAAAATCACAGTTCCAAAGAGTCATCTACGTGCACTGTTTTTAGCTAAAAAATTCATAGATGATGACTCGGCTGTTTCATTGGCTGTTCTATActtcattaatgattttttattttcatatgagGACAACGAATACCAAATTAGCAATAGAGATTTTTACCTTGTGGAAAGTGGAAAATTCAATTCATATCCGTGGGGTTTAGATGTCTACAAAAAGTTGTCTGATTCTGTGAGGCATGAGCTTAAGTCAACACATAAGTACTATAGAATTGGTGGCTTGCCTCTTGCTCTTCAAATTTGGATATTTGAGTGTTGttcaaaggttgatgaagatATAGCTATTCGTGTTGCTGATTCTATTCCAAGAATCTTGAATTGGAAGACAATTGCAGAAAGTCCATGGTTAAAATATATTGAGAAATGTCTCTTCATGCCTACAAAAAACAAG TTTGAGAACATAGTGGCCAGTGAAGATGAAGTATCCAAATTCAGGCTTCCTGAAACTCGTGATTACCATGCTGAAATTTGA
- the LOC107009248 gene encoding denticleless protein homolog A has translation MDAFKHQSFFQDIKSREVHGYRVKRRPYISHELSNFNQIGAVAVDHNGFTPPPMALSFCKTSKNSHIVAVTDEVGYLSLFNTRLQFPSSFTHLQNAEKAKVSEWVAHDNAIFDVCWIKEDTNILTASGDQSIKVWDAQAKQCVRVLAGHTGSVKSICPHPTNHDIIVSGSRDGSFALWDLRCSDSSSENLFIPSIATVHEAHISPCQRRTRRGKASSVSITSILYLKDELSIASAGAVDSVIKFWDTRNLKCPVVQACPNPDVSTQKVQRYHGVSSLSQDLNGAFISASCMDSRIYLYNVLQAEKGPVKTFKGCKIESFFVKAAISPDAAHILSGSSDGNGYLWQVNKPLEDPIMLKGHDGEVTALDWCTSETGKVATSSDDFTVRFWNIHNSCYSNTRSPSSIRRRVTALSCMQRRKLFSDEKPASIKNFSAGCDSNLTCHQDLPDPITVPEMSTPISKKRKTLPSVEPQENFEKTPEAAKRSPSSVLNPPSSLRKTIRDYFLVTPPSGLHSK, from the exons ATGGACGCGTTCAAGCATCAGTCGTTCTTCCAAGATATCAAATCAAGGGAGGTTCATGGATACAGAG TGAAAAGACGACCTTACATCAGTCACGAATTGTCTAATTTCAATCAAATTGGAGCCGTAGCAGTTGACCACAACGGGTTCACGCCACCTCCAATGGCCCTATCTTTCTGCAAG ACAAGTAAAAACTCACATATTGTTGCTGTCACTGACGAGGTTGGCTACCTTAGCTTGTTTAACACCCGGTTGcaatttccttcttcttttactCACCTGCAAAACGCAG AAAAAGCTAAGGTATCAGAATGGGTTGCTCATGATAATGCCATATTTGATGTATGTTGGATCAAG GAAGATACCAATATCTTAACAGCTTCAGGTGATCAAAGT ATAAAGGTATGGGATGCACAAGCAAAGCAATGTGTGAGAGTACTAGCGGGTCACACTGGAAGTGTAAAATCCATTTGTCCTCATCCTACAAATCATG ATATTATTGTTTCTGGTTCAAGAGATGGGTCATTTGCACTCTGGGACTTGAGGTGCTCCGACAGTAGCAGTGAAAACCTTTTCATACC GTCAATTGCTACCGTCCATGAGGCTCACATTTCTCCCTGTCAGAGGCGGACTAGACGTGGAAAG GCTTCCTCTGTGAGCATTACATCTATACTTTACCTTAAAGATGAGCTTTCCATAGCTAGTGCTGGAGCAGTTGACAG TGTCATAAAGTTCTGGGACACCAGGAATCTCAAATGTCCTGTTGTTCAGGCATGCCCTAATCCTGATGTATCAACTCAGAAG GTACAACGATATCATGGAGTATCTAGTTTGTCTCAAGATTTAAATGGAGCATTTATTTCTGCATCATGCATGGACAGCAG AATCTACCTCTACAATGTACTTCAGGCAGAAAAAGGGCCTGTTAAAACTTTCAAAGGATGCAAAATAGAATCATTTTTTGTCAAG GCAGCAATAAGTCCTGATGCAGCTCATATTCTTAGTGGTTCCAGTGATGGAAATGGCTACTTATGGCAG GTAAACAAACCTCTTGAAGATCCAATTATGTTGAAAGGCCATGATGGAGAAGTTACAGCACTAGATTG GTGCACATCAGAAACAGGCAAAGTTGCTACATCATCAGATGATTTCACG GTGCGGTTTTGGAACATCCACAACAGTTGTTACTCAAACACTCGATCTCCATCATCCATTCGAAGGAGAGTAACAGCACTTTCATGTATGCAACGCCGGAAGCTGTTTTCAGATGAAAAACCAGCCAGCATCAAGAATTTCTCTGCTGGCTGTGACTCAAACTTGACATGTCATCAAGACTTGCCTGATCCTATCACAGTCCCTGAAATGAGCACTCCAATATCAAAGAAGAGAAAAACTTTACCAAGTGTTGAACCTcaagaaaactttgagaaaacCCCAGAAGCTGCAAAGAGAAGTCCTTCATCTGTTCTGAATCCCCCTTCCTCTTTGAGGAAGACAATCAGAGATTACTTTTTAGTCACCCCTCCTTCAGGCTTGCACAGTAAATGA
- the LOC107010625 gene encoding protein LATERAL ORGAN BOUNDARIES codes for MSCSSSSSSNPPCAACKFLRRKCLPGCIFGPYFPPEDPQKFSNVHKIFGASNVSKLLNEIEAHQREDAVNSLAYEAEARMKDPVYGCVGAISVLQRQVIRLQKELDATNADLMRYANANYGVYNNNTTWNNNPNPLPDDDIH; via the coding sequence ATGTCTTGTTCGAGTAGCAGCTCCTCGAATCCTCCCTGTGCAGCTTGtaaatttttgagaagaaaGTGTTTACCAGGTTGCATATTTGGTCCTTATTTTCCACCAGAAGatccacaaaaattttcaaatgtaCACAAAATATTTGGTGCAAGCAATGTAAGTAAACTTCTGAATGAAATTGAAGCTCATCAGAGAGAAGACGCGGTGAATTCTCTTGCTTATGAAGCTGAAGCGCGTATGAAAGATCCAGTTTATGGTTGTGTTGGAGCTATTTCTGTTCTACAAAGACAAGTTATACGACTTCAGAAAGAACTTGATGCTACCAATGCTGATTTGATGAGATATGCTAATGCTAATTATGGagtttataataataatactacaTGGAACAATAACCCTAACCCTCTGCCTGATGATGATATACACTAG
- the LOC107010500 gene encoding oleosin 5-like — MGDRQPHQQRLHQSQKGPSASQILAIVTLLPVGGSLVCLAGITLVGTLIGLAVATPVFLLFSPVLVPATLTLALAVAGFLTSGAFGITGLSSFSWILNYFRQGKSMVPESMEAAKRRMADAAAHLGQKTKDAGQTIQSKAQEGTKT; from the exons ATGGGTGACCGCCAGCCACACCAGCAGCGCCTTCATCAAAGTCAAAAAGGTCCTTCAGCTTCACAAATTCTGGCTATTGTTACTCTTCTGCCTGTTGGTGGGTCACTTGTTTGCCTTGCTGGCATTACTCTTGTTGGCACTTTAATTGGGCTTGCTGTTGCAACTCCAGTTTTTCTACTCTTTAGCCCAGTTCTTGTACCTGCTACTCTTACTCTTGCCCTTGCTGTTGCTGGCTTTTTGACTTCTGGTGCTTTCGGTATTACTGGCCTTTCATCTTTCTCTTGGATTCTCAATTATTTCAGACAAg GTAAATCGATGGTCCCGGAGAGTATGGAAGCGGCAAAGAGGCGTATGGCGGATGCTGCAGCGCACTTGGGGCAAAAGACGAAGGATGCTGGACAAACAATCCAGAGCAAAGCACAAGAAGGAACCAAGacttag